In Paenibacillus kyungheensis, the following are encoded in one genomic region:
- a CDS encoding Gfo/Idh/MocA family protein, which yields MKHSQKDGMFYAPTSEYRSQPVCAPDQCQIAVAALDHGHIYGMCEGLIQAGATLKWVYDPDPLKVQQFCKQFPQVSVAPTLEHILQDEKILLVAAAAIPADRGPLGIKVMQAGKDYFTDKAPFTTLEQLTQAKVETVRSGRKYMVYYSERLHVESAVYAEQLIQQGAIGQIVQVMGTGPHRLQATKRPDWFFERERYGGILCDIGSHQIEQFLTFTGSTDATIQHSRVANFHHQQYPELEDFGEISLLGNSGASGYMRVDWFTPEGLSTWGDGRTTILGTDGYIELRKYVDIARDNAGDHVYLVNHEGEYHFEVKGKVGFPFFGQLIVDVLERTEHAMTQEHAFKAAELCLLAQQQAWKKTNALQGFNTAPLANRLS from the coding sequence ATGAAACATTCGCAAAAAGACGGTATGTTCTACGCACCAACTAGTGAATATCGATCCCAACCGGTCTGTGCACCCGATCAATGTCAAATTGCTGTGGCTGCACTGGATCACGGGCATATCTACGGAATGTGCGAAGGACTGATACAAGCCGGTGCTACGCTAAAATGGGTATACGATCCTGATCCGCTCAAAGTACAGCAATTTTGCAAGCAATTTCCTCAAGTGAGCGTTGCGCCAACCTTAGAACATATTTTACAAGATGAGAAGATTCTTCTGGTCGCTGCCGCTGCTATTCCAGCAGATCGGGGACCACTTGGCATAAAGGTGATGCAAGCCGGCAAAGATTATTTTACCGACAAAGCGCCTTTCACCACCTTAGAACAATTAACCCAAGCTAAAGTCGAAACTGTTCGTAGTGGACGCAAATATATGGTCTACTATAGCGAACGCCTGCATGTAGAAAGTGCTGTCTATGCAGAGCAACTTATTCAGCAAGGTGCTATCGGACAAATAGTGCAGGTTATGGGTACAGGCCCCCATCGCTTGCAAGCAACAAAGCGACCGGATTGGTTTTTTGAGCGTGAACGATATGGAGGTATTCTTTGCGATATTGGCAGTCATCAGATTGAGCAGTTTTTGACATTTACCGGCTCTACAGATGCGACAATTCAGCATAGTCGTGTCGCTAATTTTCATCATCAGCAGTATCCTGAACTAGAAGATTTCGGTGAAATTTCATTGCTAGGCAATAGTGGCGCTTCAGGATATATGCGTGTAGATTGGTTTACCCCTGAAGGTCTTAGCACATGGGGAGATGGACGTACAACGATTCTAGGGACAGACGGTTATATTGAACTGCGTAAATATGTAGATATTGCTCGGGATAACGCAGGTGATCATGTCTATCTTGTTAATCATGAAGGGGAATATCATTTTGAAGTTAAAGGTAAAGTAGGCTTTCCATTTTTCGGTCAATTGATTGTAGATGTCTTAGAACGAACCGAACATGCGATGACTCAAGAGCATGCGTTCAAAGCCGCTGAATTATGTCTACTCGCGCAACAGCAAGCATGGAAAAAAACAAACGCACTGCAAGGATTTAATACTGCTCCTTTGGCCAATCGTCTGTCCTAG
- a CDS encoding Gfo/Idh/MocA family protein — protein sequence MKDTSSTIRVGIIGVGNMGSAHARTLLSGTIIGAELVAVCDIREMMRDWVSEQLSPTIAFWSNAEDMLSSGTVDAVILATPHYDHARQAALAFASGIHVLVEKPAGVYTRQVREMNEAAAASGSVFSIMYNQRTNPLYIKLKDLISSGELGEIRRLNWIITNWYRSQSYYDSGGWRATWSGEGGGVLINQCPHQLDLLQWTTGMMPTRIRAFCQFGKYRNIEVEDDVTAYAEYENGATAVFITTTGEYPGSNRFEITGDQGKIVIENDTLTFWRLRESETAFNQNYTGKFGHPECWKCEIPIEGIETGHPGIIRNWIESIQHGTPLIAPGEEGIRGLSLSNAMYLSTWIDDWVELPVSEEQFEHELEQRKQQSSIAKPDSSADQLPADLSATYK from the coding sequence ATGAAAGATACATCTTCTACTATACGTGTAGGCATTATTGGTGTCGGGAATATGGGGAGTGCCCATGCTCGTACATTATTATCAGGGACGATTATCGGGGCAGAACTGGTCGCTGTCTGTGATATTCGCGAAATGATGCGTGATTGGGTGAGTGAACAGCTATCGCCGACTATTGCATTTTGGAGCAATGCCGAAGACATGCTCTCTTCTGGAACGGTAGATGCAGTGATTCTGGCGACTCCACATTATGATCATGCCAGACAAGCCGCACTCGCATTTGCCAGCGGTATTCATGTTCTTGTAGAAAAACCTGCTGGCGTATACACCAGACAAGTACGGGAAATGAACGAAGCGGCAGCAGCAAGTGGCAGTGTATTTTCGATTATGTACAATCAACGCACCAATCCGCTTTATATCAAATTAAAAGACTTGATTTCTTCAGGTGAATTAGGGGAGATCAGACGTCTGAATTGGATTATTACGAACTGGTATCGCTCGCAAAGTTATTACGATTCCGGTGGTTGGCGGGCAACATGGAGTGGTGAAGGCGGCGGTGTATTGATCAACCAATGTCCGCACCAACTTGATTTGTTGCAATGGACAACAGGGATGATGCCGACCCGAATACGTGCTTTTTGTCAGTTCGGTAAATATCGCAATATTGAAGTAGAAGATGATGTGACTGCCTATGCAGAGTATGAGAATGGCGCAACAGCCGTTTTTATTACAACTACAGGCGAATATCCGGGTAGTAATCGATTTGAAATTACAGGTGATCAAGGTAAAATCGTGATCGAAAACGATACGCTAACATTCTGGCGTTTACGTGAATCCGAAACGGCATTTAATCAAAATTATACAGGCAAGTTCGGACATCCTGAATGTTGGAAATGCGAGATTCCGATTGAAGGAATCGAGACTGGACATCCTGGCATTATACGCAATTGGATTGAAAGTATTCAGCATGGTACTCCATTGATTGCTCCCGGCGAAGAAGGGATTCGTGGTCTAAGTCTATCCAATGCGATGTATTTGTCGACATGGATCGATGATTGGGTAGAACTACCTGTGAGTGAAGAGCAATTTGAGCATGAGTTGGAGCAACGCAAACAGCAATCTTCTATTGCCAAGCCTGATTCTTCGGCAGATCAATTGCCTGCTGATCTAAGTGCTACTTATAAATAA